One region of Streptococcus parasanguinis genomic DNA includes:
- a CDS encoding acetolactate synthase large subunit: MEKITLETAKTGSELVLETLRDLGIDTIFGYPGGAVLPLYDAIYSFEGIQHILGRHEQGCLHEAEGYAKSTGKLGVAVVTSGPGATNAITGIADAMSDSVPLLVFTGQVNRAGIGKDAFQEADIVGITMPITKYNYQVRETADIPRIITEAVHIATTGRPGPVVIDLPKDVSALETDFIYEPSVKLPSYQPTIEPNELQIKKILKQLSKAKKPVLLAGGGVSYAGAAKELIALAERYQIPVVTSLLGQGTIATSHPLFLGMGGMHGSFAANIAMTETDFMISVGCRFDDRLTGNPKTFAKNAKVAHIDIDPAEIGKIIAVDIPVVGDAKKALQQLLAEPTVHNNTEKWIEKVTQDKNRVRSYDKKERVVQPQAVIERIGELTKGDAIVVTDVGQHQMWAAQYYPYQNERQLVTSGGLGTMGFGVPAAIGAKIANPDKEVVLFVGDGGFQMTNQELAILNIYKVPIKVVMLNNHSLGMVRQWQEAFYDGRTSESVFDSLPDFQLMAQAYGIKNYKFDNPETLEKDLEVITEDVPMFIEVDISRKEHVLPMVPAGKSNHEMLGVKFNA, from the coding sequence GCATTGACACGATTTTTGGTTATCCTGGTGGAGCGGTTTTGCCTTTATACGATGCCATCTATAGCTTTGAGGGTATCCAGCATATCTTGGGTCGTCATGAACAAGGATGCTTGCATGAGGCTGAAGGCTACGCCAAATCAACTGGAAAGCTGGGTGTCGCAGTCGTCACTAGTGGACCGGGGGCTACAAATGCCATTACAGGGATTGCAGATGCCATGAGCGATAGCGTTCCCCTATTAGTCTTCACTGGTCAAGTCAATCGTGCTGGGATCGGGAAAGACGCCTTTCAAGAAGCGGATATCGTGGGAATTACCATGCCCATCACCAAGTACAACTATCAAGTACGTGAGACGGCAGATATTCCACGAATTATCACAGAAGCTGTCCATATTGCGACGACCGGCCGTCCTGGCCCTGTGGTAATTGACCTTCCAAAGGATGTGTCTGCTTTAGAGACAGATTTTATCTATGAACCAAGTGTGAAGCTTCCAAGCTACCAGCCTACCATTGAACCCAATGAATTGCAGATCAAAAAGATTTTGAAGCAATTGAGTAAGGCTAAAAAACCAGTTCTTCTTGCTGGTGGTGGGGTGAGTTACGCTGGAGCTGCAAAAGAGTTGATTGCTCTAGCAGAGCGCTATCAAATTCCGGTAGTGACCAGTCTGTTAGGCCAAGGAACGATTGCAACCAGTCATCCTCTTTTCCTAGGGATGGGAGGCATGCATGGATCCTTCGCGGCCAATATCGCTATGACAGAGACGGATTTCATGATCAGTGTTGGTTGTCGATTTGACGACCGTTTGACAGGGAATCCAAAGACTTTCGCTAAAAATGCTAAGGTTGCCCATATCGACATTGATCCTGCAGAGATTGGTAAGATCATTGCTGTCGACATTCCTGTGGTTGGCGATGCAAAGAAAGCCTTGCAACAGTTGCTAGCAGAGCCAACGGTTCATAATAACACTGAAAAGTGGATCGAAAAGGTGACCCAAGATAAGAACCGGGTTCGTTCTTACGATAAGAAGGAACGGGTTGTGCAACCACAAGCTGTGATTGAACGCATTGGAGAGTTGACCAAGGGAGACGCTATTGTCGTCACAGACGTTGGACAACACCAAATGTGGGCAGCTCAATACTATCCTTACCAAAATGAGCGCCAATTGGTAACATCTGGTGGTCTAGGAACGATGGGATTCGGTGTTCCTGCAGCTATCGGAGCGAAAATTGCCAATCCAGATAAAGAAGTTGTTCTCTTTGTCGGAGATGGTGGTTTCCAAATGACCAATCAAGAATTGGCAATCTTAAATATTTATAAGGTTCCGATCAAGGTCGTTATGCTCAACAACCACTCGCTTGGAATGGTCCGTCAATGGCAAGAAGCCTTCTATGATGGTCGGACGTCAGAGTCAGTCTTTGATAGCCTTCCAGATTTCCAATTGATGGCGCAAGCTTACGGGATCAAGAATTATAAATTTGATAATCCTGAAACTCTTGAGAAGGATTTGGAAGTCATCACAGAAGATGTACCAATGTTCATCGAAGTAGACATTTCTCGGAAAGAGCATGTCTTGCCGATGGTACCAGCTGGTAAGAGTAATCATGAGATGTTGGGGGTGAAGTTTAATGCGTAG
- the ilvN gene encoding acetolactate synthase small subunit encodes MRRMLTAKLQNRSGVLNRFTGVLSRRQVNIESISVGATENPNVSRITIIIDVASHDEVEQIIKQLNRQVDVIRVRDITDKPHLEREVILVKVSAPAEKRAEILAIIQPFRATVVDVAPSSITVQMTGNAEKSEALIRVIRPYGIKNIARTGATGFTRD; translated from the coding sequence ATGCGTAGAATGTTAACAGCCAAACTTCAAAACCGCTCAGGTGTTCTGAACCGCTTTACTGGAGTCTTGTCGAGACGTCAAGTCAATATCGAAAGCATCTCTGTTGGCGCAACAGAAAACCCTAATGTATCGCGGATTACCATTATCATTGATGTTGCTTCGCATGATGAAGTAGAGCAAATCATCAAACAGCTCAACCGCCAAGTGGATGTGATCCGTGTCCGGGATATCACTGATAAACCACACTTGGAGCGCGAAGTGATCCTGGTGAAAGTTTCTGCACCTGCTGAGAAGCGAGCAGAAATCTTGGCCATTATTCAACCTTTCCGTGCGACCGTGGTCGATGTAGCCCCAAGCTCTATCACCGTTCAAATGACGGGAAATGCAGAAAAGAGCGAAGCCCTCATTCGTGTTATTCGACCTTATGGGATTAAAAACATCGCCCGCACCGGTGCAACCGGATTTACTCGAGATTAA